A genomic stretch from Arachis stenosperma cultivar V10309 chromosome 3, arast.V10309.gnm1.PFL2, whole genome shotgun sequence includes:
- the LOC130967530 gene encoding aldehyde dehydrogenase family 2 member C4-like isoform X1 — MTELANNGRDCSSVTVNFTKLFINGQFLDSVSGKTFETIDPRTGEVITRISEGTKEDIDIAVKAARHAFDFGPWPRMPPSERAKIMMKWAELIDENVEELAALDTIDAGKLYHMCKAVDIPTASNTLRYYAGAADKIHGEVLKMSGQFHAYTLMEPIGVVGHIIPWNFPTTMFFLKVSPSLAAGCTMVLKPAEQTPLSALFYAHLAKLAGVPDGVLNVVPGFGPTAGAAISSHMDIDKVSFTGSTEVGREIMQAAAKSNLKQVSLELGGKSPLIIFDDADIDKAADLALLGILFNKGEVCVASSRVFVQEGIYNEFEKKLVDKAKAWVVGDPFDPKSQQGPQVDKNQFEKVLSYIEHGKRQGATLLTGGKTLGNKGYYIQPTIFSDVKEDMLIAQDEIFGPVMALKKFKTIEEAIKSANNTRYGLAAGIVTKNIDTANTMSRSIRAGTIWINCYFAFGDDVPFGGYKMSGFGKDSGLDALHKYLQVKSVVTPIYDSPWL; from the exons ATGACTGAACTCGCTAATAATGGCCGTGACTGCTCTTCCGTCACCGTCAACTTCACCAAGCTATTCATTAATGGGCAGTTTCTTGATTCAGTTTCAG GGAAGACATTTGAGACAATAGATCCAAGAACGGGAGAGGTGATAACAAGAATTAGCGAAGGAACCAAAGAAGACATAGATATTGCTGTTAAGGCTGCACGTCACGCATTTGACTTTGGTCCATGGCCTCGCATGCCTCCCTCT GAGAGAGCAAAGATTATGATGAAATGGGCAGAACTAATCGACGAAAACGTGGAAGAACTCGCGGCACTAGATACCATTGATGCTGGAAAATTGTATCATATGTGCAAGGCTGTGGACATTCCTACAGCATCAAACACTCTACGCTACTATGCTGGTGCTGCTGACAAAATCCATGGAGAGGTGCTAAAGATGTCTGGGCAGTTCCATGCATACACATTGATGGAACCAATTGGTGTTGTTGGACACATCATTCCATGGAATTTCCCAACCACCATGTTCTTCCTTAAAGTTAGCCCTTCTTTGGCTGCAGGCTGCACCATGGTCCTCAAGCCTGCAGAGCAGACACCACTCTCTGCTCTGTTTTATGCTCATCTAGCCAAACTG GCTGGAGTTCCGGATGGAGTGCTTAATGTAGTTCCCGGATTCGGCCCAACTGCTGGTGCTGCAATAAGCTCACACATGGACATTGATAAA gTTAGCTTCACAGGTTCAACAGAAGTAGGGCGTGAAATAATGCAAGCTGCAGCAAAGAGCAACTTGAAACAAGTGTCACTTGAATTAGGAGGAAAATCACCTCTCATTATCTTTGATGATGCTGATATTGACAAAGCTGCTGACCTTGCTCTCTTGGGCATCCTATTTAACAAG GGAGAAGTCTGTGTTGCAAGTTCGCGTGTGTTTGTTCAGGAAGGTATCTACAATGAATTTGAAAAGAAGCTAGTAGATAAGGCAAAAGCATGGGTTGTTGGGGATCCTTTTGACCCTAAATCTCAGCAAGGACCTCAG GTTGACAAGAACCAATTCGAAAAAGTCCTTTCCTACATTGAACATGGAAAGAGACAAGGTGCTACCCTGTTGACTGGGGGTAAAACACTGGGCAACAAGGGCTATTACATTCAACCAACAATTTTTTCTGATGTGAAG GAGGATATGCTTATAGCACAAGATGAAATATTTGGCCCTGTCATGGCACTCAAGAAGTTCAA GACGATTGAGGAAGCAATTAAGAGTGCAAACAACACAAGATATGGGTTAGCAGCGGGGATAGTGACAAAGAACATAGACACAGCAAACACAATGTCACGGTCCATTCGTGCAGGGACTATTTGGATCAATTGCTACTTTGCGTTTGGGGATGATGTTCCTTTTGGAGGGTATAAGATGAGTGGATTTGGAAAAGATTCCGGATTGGATGCACTTCACAAATACCTACAAGTTAAATCTGTTGTCACACCTATTTACGATTCTCCTTGGCTTTGA
- the LOC130967530 gene encoding aldehyde dehydrogenase family 2 member C4-like isoform X2, with translation MPPSERAKIMMKWAELIDENVEELAALDTIDAGKLYHMCKAVDIPTASNTLRYYAGAADKIHGEVLKMSGQFHAYTLMEPIGVVGHIIPWNFPTTMFFLKVSPSLAAGCTMVLKPAEQTPLSALFYAHLAKLAGVPDGVLNVVPGFGPTAGAAISSHMDIDKVSFTGSTEVGREIMQAAAKSNLKQVSLELGGKSPLIIFDDADIDKAADLALLGILFNKGEVCVASSRVFVQEGIYNEFEKKLVDKAKAWVVGDPFDPKSQQGPQVDKNQFEKVLSYIEHGKRQGATLLTGGKTLGNKGYYIQPTIFSDVKEDMLIAQDEIFGPVMALKKFKTIEEAIKSANNTRYGLAAGIVTKNIDTANTMSRSIRAGTIWINCYFAFGDDVPFGGYKMSGFGKDSGLDALHKYLQVKSVVTPIYDSPWL, from the exons ATGCCTCCCTCT GAGAGAGCAAAGATTATGATGAAATGGGCAGAACTAATCGACGAAAACGTGGAAGAACTCGCGGCACTAGATACCATTGATGCTGGAAAATTGTATCATATGTGCAAGGCTGTGGACATTCCTACAGCATCAAACACTCTACGCTACTATGCTGGTGCTGCTGACAAAATCCATGGAGAGGTGCTAAAGATGTCTGGGCAGTTCCATGCATACACATTGATGGAACCAATTGGTGTTGTTGGACACATCATTCCATGGAATTTCCCAACCACCATGTTCTTCCTTAAAGTTAGCCCTTCTTTGGCTGCAGGCTGCACCATGGTCCTCAAGCCTGCAGAGCAGACACCACTCTCTGCTCTGTTTTATGCTCATCTAGCCAAACTG GCTGGAGTTCCGGATGGAGTGCTTAATGTAGTTCCCGGATTCGGCCCAACTGCTGGTGCTGCAATAAGCTCACACATGGACATTGATAAA gTTAGCTTCACAGGTTCAACAGAAGTAGGGCGTGAAATAATGCAAGCTGCAGCAAAGAGCAACTTGAAACAAGTGTCACTTGAATTAGGAGGAAAATCACCTCTCATTATCTTTGATGATGCTGATATTGACAAAGCTGCTGACCTTGCTCTCTTGGGCATCCTATTTAACAAG GGAGAAGTCTGTGTTGCAAGTTCGCGTGTGTTTGTTCAGGAAGGTATCTACAATGAATTTGAAAAGAAGCTAGTAGATAAGGCAAAAGCATGGGTTGTTGGGGATCCTTTTGACCCTAAATCTCAGCAAGGACCTCAG GTTGACAAGAACCAATTCGAAAAAGTCCTTTCCTACATTGAACATGGAAAGAGACAAGGTGCTACCCTGTTGACTGGGGGTAAAACACTGGGCAACAAGGGCTATTACATTCAACCAACAATTTTTTCTGATGTGAAG GAGGATATGCTTATAGCACAAGATGAAATATTTGGCCCTGTCATGGCACTCAAGAAGTTCAA GACGATTGAGGAAGCAATTAAGAGTGCAAACAACACAAGATATGGGTTAGCAGCGGGGATAGTGACAAAGAACATAGACACAGCAAACACAATGTCACGGTCCATTCGTGCAGGGACTATTTGGATCAATTGCTACTTTGCGTTTGGGGATGATGTTCCTTTTGGAGGGTATAAGATGAGTGGATTTGGAAAAGATTCCGGATTGGATGCACTTCACAAATACCTACAAGTTAAATCTGTTGTCACACCTATTTACGATTCTCCTTGGCTTTGA